The genomic region ATCATCAACTTGCGAAAGCATACGGTGTCCCTCAAGTCCCAATGTTATACATTAATGGCAAAGCTGTTAAACATATGACTAACTATCAAGATGTTGAAATAGCAATTAAAGAGGCGCTGAATTAAACTACAGCATCTTGAACAACGTCGAGTGTTAGGTAATACAATAATATACTTTAGATGTTTTGAGCATTACATATAGCATGCGTCGAAGGTAGCGTTTCATATGAAATATTCATTTATGAATCTCTTTAATTTATGACGGTTTGTGCATGAAATTTTAGCAATAAAACGGTATAATATATAGGTGAGTAATTATGAAATGGAGTGATAAATTTGGCTGAAACAATTATTGTTGATGGCGAGATGACTTTAGGACAATTTCTAAACTATGAAGGTATTGTTGAATCAGGTGGACAAGCCAAATGGTTTTTAAAAGAATATGAGGTCTTCTTGAACGGAGAGCATGAAACTCGCCGTGGTAAAAAATTAAAGAATGGTGACCAAATTGATATTCCTGAAGTAGGTTCTTACATTATCCAATTCGGTGAACAATGAAACTTAAAACACTCCAATTAGAAAATTATCGTAACTATGAAAATATCATGCTTCAATGTCATTCTGAAGTTAATATATTGATAGGCGAAAATGCACAAGGTAAAACAAATTTGTTGGAATCGATATACATGTTAGCGTTAGCGAAAAGCCATCGTACAACAAATGATAGGGAGCTCATCCACTTTAATGAGGAATATGCTAAAATAGAGGGTGAACTTAATTTTCGCCATGGTTTAATGCCATTAACAATGTTTATTACTAAAAAAGGTAAAAAGGTTAAAGTAAATCATTTAGAACAAAGCCGACTCACTCAATATATTGGTAATTTGAACGTTGTATTGTTTGCACCTGAAGATCTCAATATTGTCAAAGGTTCGCCTCAAGTAAGACGGCGTTTTATTGATATGGAGTTAGGTCAAATTTCAAATTTATATTTAAATGATTTATCACAGTATCAACGTATATTAAAGCAACGCAATCATTACTTAAAACAATTACAACTTAAACAAAAGACAGATACAACAATGTTAGAAGTTTTAAATCATCAGTTTGCTGCTTATGCGGTTAAAGTAACACAACGAAGAGCACAATTTATTCAAGAACTTGAGCATTTAGCAGAACCCATCCATACAGGTATTACAAATGGCAACGAAAAGCTCACATTGAAGTATCTACCAAGTGTAAAGTTAGAAGACGGAACGCAAGATGAGGATGTCTTAATCCAAAATGTTCTAGAGATGTTAGAGCATCATATGACGCGTGAGATAGAGCGCGGAGTCAGTTTGTACGGACCACATCGTGATGATTTATCCTTTCGAGTGAATCAAATGGACGCGCAGACGTACGGCTCACAAGGTCAACAGCGTACAACTGCACTGTCAATAAAGCTTGCAGAAATCGAATTAATGAATCAAGAAGTGGGGGAATACCCCATTTTATTACTTGATGACGTTTTAAGTGAATTAGACGATTCTAGACAGACCCATTTGTTAAGTACAATACAGCATAAAGTGCAAACATTTGTCACTACAACTTCGGTTGACGGTATAGATCATGAGATTATGAAAAATGCAAAAATTTATAGAATAACAAATGGAAAGATAACGAATTAATTAGAAAGTGAAGGTGAAAGCATTGGCTGATGTGAACAACTCAGAAAGTTATGGTGCGAGTCAGATACAGGTTTTAGAAGGCCTAGAAGCGGTACGTAAACGACCAGGAATGTATATCGGTTCGACTTCAGAACGAGGGCTACATCATCTTGTTTGGGAGATTGTAGATAATAGTATTGATGAAGCATTAGCAGGTTATGCTGATGAGATTAAAGTTGTAATAGAAAAAGATAATTGGATTAAAGTGACAGATAATGGGCGTGGTATTCCTGTTGACATCCAAGAGAAAATGGGACGTCCTGCTGTTGAAGTCATACTAACTGTGTTACATGCAGGTGGTAAGTTTGGTGGAGGCGGATATAAAGTATCTGGTGGTCTCCACGGTGTAGGTTCATCGGTCGTTAACGCACTCAGTGAACGATTGGAAGTTTTTGTTCACCGTGATGGTCATATACATCATCAAGCCTATGATCGAGGTGTTCCGGCTTTTGATTTGAAAAAGATTGATGAAACATCAAAAACAGGTACAGTAATTCGCTTTAAAGCGGACGCAGATATATTCCAAGAAACAACAACTTATGACTACGAAACATTACAAAAACGTATTCGCGAATTAGCATTCTTAAATAAAGGTATTCAAATTACGCTTAGAGACGAACGTGACGATGAGAATATTCGAGAAGATTCATTCCATTACGAAGGCGGCATTAAATCTTACGTAGAGCTTTTAAACGAGAAAAAAGAGCCATTACACGATGAGCCTATTTATGTTCATGAAACGAGAGATGAAATTGAAGTCGAAATCGCATTACAATATAATGCGGGCTTTGCGACGAATTTATTAACTTATGCGAATAATATCCACACATATGAGGGTGGTACACATGAAGATGGGTTTAAGCGTGCGCTCACACGTGTTCTTAATAGCTACGGTATCCAAAGTAAAATCATCAAAGACGATAAAGATCGATTATCAGGTGAAGATACCCGTGAAGGCTTAACGGCTGTGATATCGATTAAACATGGAGATCCCCAATTTGAAGGTCAAACTAAAACGAAACTTGGTAATTCAGAAGTACGTCAAATTGTTGATCGTGTTTTTGCAGAGTTATTTGAGTGTTTTTTATATGAAAATCCACAAGTGGCACGTGTCATTGTTGAAAAAGGAATTATGGCATCTCATGCACGTATTGCTGCTAAGAAAGCACGTGAAGTCACACGACGTAAATCGGCTTTAGATATTTCAAGCTTACCAGGTAAATTGGCTGACTGTTCAAGTAAAGATCCGTCTGAAAGTGAGATATTCTTAGTAGAGGGTGACTCTGCCGGGGGGTCTACGAAGTCAGGACGTGACTCTAGAACACAAGCCATCTTGCCTTTACGTGGTAAAATTTTAAATGTTGAAAAAGCACGTTTAGATAAAATTTTAAACAACAATGAAATACGTCAAATGGTTACAGCATTTGGTACAGGGATTGGTGGAGAATTTGATATTTCGAAGGCGCGCTATCACAAAATCATTATTATGACCGATGCTGATGTAGACGGTGCGCATATTCGTACATTGCTATTAACATTCTTTTACCGCTTTATGAGACCTTTAGTTGAAGCGGGATATATCTATATCGCACAACCTCCGCTATATAAGCTAACTCAAGGTAAACAAAAGTATTATGTTTTTAATGACAGGGAACTAGACAAACTAAAAGAAGAACTTA from Staphylococcus felis harbors:
- the yaaA gene encoding S4 domain-containing protein YaaA — protein: MAETIIVDGEMTLGQFLNYEGIVESGGQAKWFLKEYEVFLNGEHETRRGKKLKNGDQIDIPEVGSYIIQFGEQ
- the recF gene encoding DNA replication/repair protein RecF (All proteins in this family for which functions are known are DNA-binding proteins that assist the filamentation of RecA onto DNA for the initiation of recombination or recombinational repair.), with translation MKLKTLQLENYRNYENIMLQCHSEVNILIGENAQGKTNLLESIYMLALAKSHRTTNDRELIHFNEEYAKIEGELNFRHGLMPLTMFITKKGKKVKVNHLEQSRLTQYIGNLNVVLFAPEDLNIVKGSPQVRRRFIDMELGQISNLYLNDLSQYQRILKQRNHYLKQLQLKQKTDTTMLEVLNHQFAAYAVKVTQRRAQFIQELEHLAEPIHTGITNGNEKLTLKYLPSVKLEDGTQDEDVLIQNVLEMLEHHMTREIERGVSLYGPHRDDLSFRVNQMDAQTYGSQGQQRTTALSIKLAEIELMNQEVGEYPILLLDDVLSELDDSRQTHLLSTIQHKVQTFVTTTSVDGIDHEIMKNAKIYRITNGKITN
- the gyrB gene encoding DNA topoisomerase (ATP-hydrolyzing) subunit B, with amino-acid sequence MKALADVNNSESYGASQIQVLEGLEAVRKRPGMYIGSTSERGLHHLVWEIVDNSIDEALAGYADEIKVVIEKDNWIKVTDNGRGIPVDIQEKMGRPAVEVILTVLHAGGKFGGGGYKVSGGLHGVGSSVVNALSERLEVFVHRDGHIHHQAYDRGVPAFDLKKIDETSKTGTVIRFKADADIFQETTTYDYETLQKRIRELAFLNKGIQITLRDERDDENIREDSFHYEGGIKSYVELLNEKKEPLHDEPIYVHETRDEIEVEIALQYNAGFATNLLTYANNIHTYEGGTHEDGFKRALTRVLNSYGIQSKIIKDDKDRLSGEDTREGLTAVISIKHGDPQFEGQTKTKLGNSEVRQIVDRVFAELFECFLYENPQVARVIVEKGIMASHARIAAKKAREVTRRKSALDISSLPGKLADCSSKDPSESEIFLVEGDSAGGSTKSGRDSRTQAILPLRGKILNVEKARLDKILNNNEIRQMVTAFGTGIGGEFDISKARYHKIIIMTDADVDGAHIRTLLLTFFYRFMRPLVEAGYIYIAQPPLYKLTQGKQKYYVFNDRELDKLKEELNPTPKWSIARYKGLGEMNADQLWETTMNPENRAMMQVRLEDAIEADQTFEMLMGDIVENRRQFIEDNAVYANLDF